The sequence TCCTGCAAAAGGTCATAAGTATCCACCATCTTTTCGAGAGAATTTGAATATGGCAAAAATGCAAACAGATGGTTTCCCTGATACATGTAAAACCCGCTGACGGGAACGAATTTTCCTAAAAGAGAACACTTCCAGCAAACCTTTTCAGGTTTTCCTGCATTGGAATTAAAAGAAAGGAGGCCGCTGGAACCGGTGATAAGGGGAAAAACCGTTTGATTTGCCTCTTCTAATTGGCTTGATGGCTGTCCGCATAGATAGCAATTTCCTTTGTTTTTACTAGATTTTAGTTCTATTTTCATTTTTGGCATTACAGCATTAGGGCCATTCAGGAGCAGTCCTGAAGTAGTCACATCAATACCGTGTTCATCCAGAAACTTGTCCATCCGTTCCTGTAAATGGGCATATTCTTTGGGAAGAACGCCTCTCTTTCTTTTTACCTGTTTTCCTCCAAATTCGATTTTTTTCTCATACTTTTTCTCCCATTTGACCATGCCCTCTGTGGGTCTGGGGGCTTTGTTGTAAATAACCTCTGCAATACCCATAGATTTGCGTTTAGGGAAACTTACAAACTGGTCTTTTTCTTCATCGTAATAAAAGTTATAAGAACTCAGGTCATCCTTCTGCTTCTTAGTCGATAAATTATAATAATTTTCCGTCATATAGTTGTATGCAGTCGTCAATACCCGTTCTATTTCATCTAAAGGGCCTGACAATACCAGTTGAGCATCATCTGTACGGACCGTAACCTGCCCGGTATCAATAGATCCTAACGTTTTGATAAGCCCAACCAGACCGGAATCAAGCCAAAAATGCCCGTGTTTATTAAAGGAAATCTCTCCTTCTTTCCCTTTTCGCAATGATTTAGTATTCAGTTTTTCCACATTTCTCACCTCCCCTCGCTTCTAATACTTCCATACAGCCGAATCCCTGGCTGTTCTTGCTTCCTAGGCCGCAGTCAATAGCAATTTGAAGGAGCTGTGGATGTCCTTTTAGCAAAAATTTTCCTGAATATCCTTTTATAATAAAGTTTTTATACTGGGTTATATTCATTTCATATTTTCCCAACCTTCTAATAAATACGTTCCCATCGGGAGGCTCTTCTTTGTGCAAGGCTTGATATTTCCGCTTAAGGTTATCGGAAATTAATCGACAGTAGTCCGGTTCACCGGGACTAAAATAGCAGGTAAATTTACCGCCTTCGGGCTTAATAAAAGTGCTGTAAACCACAACAGGAGAAAGGGTTTGCATTACAACCTGTTCCCTTTTAATATTTACCCTCTTTGCGAACATCCTTTCTATTTCAGTATCTACTTCTCCTAGCCTCATAAATCCCCTGGTGAGCAAAGTGTTCACTAATGATTGACAAAACTCATCGATTGGTGAAGAGATAATCAGCTTCATTCCTTCCTGAAAGCAAATTCTTTTATTCCTTCGGTCTAATCGAAATCTCCCCCCAAGTCGTGAAAAACAAAACATTTTAAAGCTTCTATCCCCTGCTAAAAAACCATGGTTATGCAGAAATTCTGCCAGCTCACTGCTTATAGAATTATAAATGGCTGATTGCAGTATATAGTTATAGCCTATAGGTAGTTCTATTGGATTTTTCCCTGCTTTAAAATGGATTTCAATTTGAATCTTTCTCACCCCATTTTCTAACTTATATGAAATTTATTTTTCAGAAATTGTCCTAAGTAATATTATAAAAAATGAATACGGAACTATATATGTCAAAATTAAAATTATTATATGAATTCCTTCATTTTTCCCAACTCATCTTTAACTCTGTTTTTCAATGAGGGAGGTTCGATTATTGTTACACTGCTTCCCATACCTAGAATCCAGCTTACTATTTCCGGAAGACCTCGCATAGTAGCTTCAAAAAGGATAGATTTATCGTCCTCATTAAACTTAATTCTTTGATTCTCTACCCATATCCTCTCACTTATTATTACAGACATAGGATACCTTATTTTTAGCTTTATCTTAAGCTCTTCATCATTAAAAATCCCGATATTGTTTTTCATAAAATCCTTTAAGCTGAAATTGTCGGGAGGTTCAAAATTCTCCGGCAGTATTTCGTATTTTTTTATTCGCGATAATTTAAACTCACGTATTTCTTTCCGCAACTGACAATACCCTACAAAGTACCAGAAACCCTTATACATAAATTTTGCATAGGGGCACACTATCCTTTCTTTTAGCCCGGATTCCAAAGAAAAATACTCTATATATATTTTCCTTCTTGAAACTATTGCGGCATTTATATCTATATACTTTTTCTTTTCTTTTTCGATGTTTATATTAGGTTTAGAATCCTTTATCATATAATCCGATTCCGCTTTTGTTATATCATTTACATTAACTTTTAATGCGGCATTTATTTTATCTAAGGCTTCATCATATTCTTTCATAAACATGAAACTGTTATCTTTTATTAATTGTTCCCTGGCCATTAAAAGGGCAGCGTGTTCTTCTTTATTTAGTTTTAAATGGAAAGCAAAACAATCGTCTTCCAGGGAATAGCCCCCATTAATTCCAAAAGCAGAAGTTAAATATATACCGGCTTGTTCCAAATCATCTCTGTATTTTCTTATCATCCTTTCATTAACTTCTAATTCTTCCGCCAGCTCTCTTACCTTCATTTTTCCCCTGCTCTGGAGAAGGATAAGCATTTTTAAAATATTAGCTAATTTGCTCATAAATGCATACATCTCCGATCCTTAATATATTTTCATCTTTAATATTCGATATAAAATGTTATAAATCCTTCCAAAAAAGGCAAAATGTATATAAAATAAAAATTGAACCCATCTTAAACTTTTTGTACTTTCCTCAGATTCCTTTTTAAAAAGGCCATAGCATTTTTATATTGGGCCGTTATAATTCCGCATATATCCTCACCATCAAGGTATTCTTTCCCTTCAACTTCATTTCCTATAAAAGCAACAGCTTTAATTATAAACTGGGGTCTAACCCTTGCCGGTTCTTTTCCAAAAAGCAGCAATCCGGCCAATGTAAGATGACCATCTTTCATTAATTTCAAATTGGTTAACAGCCTTTCTGTAGGGATAGAACTTCCTTCAAACGAAACCCCATATTCCTTTTCATAAAAATCCCTAAAAGCAAACATATCTAAGTCTTCTATAGAAGTATTCGGCACCACCAGTTCATCGGCATACATACTGCCTGAAGCCTGCGTCAACCTTCTGAGTTCTTCCCTTGAAGCCCGTCTCTTATCTGCCCCTACCTTTATCCAATAATCGGTTCCATTTGCAGCATAAGGTTTGTTCTCACCACGTGGAACTTTTATGGCTACAATAAGCTTCTCATCACAAATTATATTTTCTGTGATAACATCTATAGGAGGAACAACATTATGAGATGCAGCATTAGAAATTAATTGGTTCAATCTATTTATATCATCAATACCGACTAACTCGCCCGAATCTGTAACTCCTACAAGTATAATTCCTCCCTCTGTGTTGGCAAAGGCACACATTTCGGCTGCTAAAGAATTAGGGCTGTCTATTTTACTTTTAAATTGGGTTTTAGAATCTTCGCCTTTTTTAATTATTTTGTGGAGTTCCTTGAGGTTCATAATATCACTCCAAACTTAAAGAGGAAATTCCATAATTTTGTATTAACATAAATAAGCAAAAATGCAATAATATAAACAGATAAAGATGAAACAGTTTCAAGATTAGGGTAGTTTTTTAGTAAAAATATTTCAGGTTGATTTCAGCAGTAATTAGAAATAAAATATAATCATAGAAGATTTTAAATAGAATATTTTAAAGGACGTACGTAACAGCTACCTTATTCCCGACAATACTTGACAAAACATAACAAATATAATACCATAAACTTATGAAACTATTAACCATAAGCAAAGCGGCAAAGAAATTAGGTGTACATCCGAACAGCCTGCGCAACTGGGAGAAGCAGGGCCTGATCAAGCCAGTCCGTTTACCTAGCGGCCAGCGCCGGTATTCCATGGACGAACTCAACAGGCTTTTGCAATCCGGCCAACTGGATGCCGGGCAGAAAGACGTCGTTCTGTACGCCCGAGTGTCTACCAAAAAGCAGGCCGACGCGGGAAACCTGGATCGCCAGATAGAGCGGCTGCGGCAGTACGCCCGTGAAAACGGTTTTACCGTTAAGGCCGAATTCACCGATGTTGCTTCCGGCTTAAATCAGAAGCGTCGCGGTTTAGCGAACGTGCTCAAGCTGGCCGAGCGGGGTGAATACAAGAAGCTCATCATCGAATATCCTGACCGGCTGGCCAGGTTTGGGTATTCATACATTGAGCGGCACCTGCACTACTGCGGGGTAGAGGTAATTGCTACAGCCGAGAAAGAGCCGGAAGACGCGCAGTCAGAACTGGTTAGGGACTTATTGGCGATAATCACGTCTTTTTCGGCACGGCTGTATGGCGCAAGGGGTGGCAAGAAAGTCAGGCAGGGTTTTAGGGAACTGATAGCGGGGGTGTCTCAAGATGAAGAAAGGGAAAAAGGGCAAAAAGAAGTTAAACGATACTGATAACAGGATAAGCTACACCGTATGCGGCGAGTTTTTCCCGGAAGCTTACCCCGCTTTCCGCTCTCGAAAGTGGAGCCATGGGATGGAGGACCCATTAGACACCGAGATGCGGCTGTTCTGCTCCTGCACCCGCTGGGCATTTAACCGGCTGCAGGAAAACAAATCACGGGAAGAGCTGAAGAAGCAGGCCCAGCAGGTATTCGGCCTAAACTCCCGCTGCTCTGATGACGCCATACTGAAGGCCAAAGCAGTAATCGAATCTCAAAAAGAGCTTCTGAAGCTAGAAATCGAAGATACAGAAGCAAAGCTTGCCCATGCCAGAAAGAAACTCGGCCGGGCAGAAAAACATTTGGACGAAGCCATTAAGAAAAACAACCTGGTAAAAATCGAGAAATTCAAGCGCACCGTGCACGGCCGCAAGGCCAGAGTGAAAAAGCTAGCAGATAAGCTGGCCGACCTGCAGGCTCACCAGCACAACGGCACCATACCAGCAGTAGTTTTTGGCGGGCGTTCTTTATGGAAGAGAGTCTGCAAGGGTAGAGCTACAAGAGAAGAATGGCGGCAGGCCCGGCAGGACAGATTATACAGCCGCGGCGATGAGACCAAAGGCGGCAATCCAAACATCAAGATAAGCTATCAGAACGGAGATTTCCGCCTCTCAGTGGCCATTTCTCATCTATCCGAACAAAAAGGCACGGACATCAAAGGCAGGCCAGTAATGACCAGAGCGCCCCGTGTAACGGGCAAGCTCTGGCTGCCTGACAAGCACCGGTTGAAGGTCCTGGAGCTGCTCTCATCCGGTGCACCCTACACCGTAGAGCTGATCAAAGGCAGGGACAGCCGGTACAGAGTGCACATCACTTTTGCCGATGCAGCGCCCGACTTAGTAACTAATCCCAACCTGGGCTGCCTGGGTATGGACACCAACCCCGACGGAGTGGCCTTAGCCAACGTAGGATACACCGGCCAACCCGAGCCCTGGCCGGAGGGTTTCGAGGCACCCTACCCGAAGGCTTTACACAAATTCAACGGAGAGTTCCAGGTAACGGTGCACCCCAATGGTTTTTTATACATCAAAATACCGGAGCTGGCCTACAGCCGCGGGTACCGGCGCGCCTACCTAATCGGTGTTTCAGCTAAAGTAGTGGTGGACATAGCCAAAACTTTAGGCAAACCCATCGCTTTAGAAAAGCTGGACTTCGGCAAAGACCGGCTGGACACCAATAAAGAATTCAACCGCATGGCGGCCAACTTCCCGTTCAAGAAGATGGTTGAAGCCGTCATCCGCAGGGCATTCAAAGAAGGCGTCGGTGTAAAACCTGTTTGGCCGGCACACACGTCCACTATAGGCTATTACAAGTACATGGACCGTTACGGCATAGTCATCCATCACGCCGCAGCACTGGTAATAGCCCGGCGGGCGATAGGTTTCAGAGAGCGTATTACCAACGAATTAAGACAGAAAGTCCAGGTACTTAAAGAGAAGCTGAACCAAAAAGCAAATTCCTTACCTGGGGAAGGAAAAGGGATGACCCGAAAGGTGAAGCAGCTCTTCAAGCGGCTGGACAGAAAGATTCCTATACAAAACGGGCTGACCCGTTTTCAGCAGGAATCATTTTATTCCGTCTGGCATGACTTGAAGCAGCTTGCATTGCTGAATAGGTGACCCCGTTTAGCCGGAGTTCGGACAAACCGGTAGGCCGCATCTAACAGATTGCGTAGAGGCGTCCTTCATAAGACCGCTCAAAAGGATAACACAGGACGGAAGCCCGGTGGGGTTCATTCGCCCCGAGTGGTTTCCCGCAAGCCCGCGTCTTGTGCCCATTGAGCGCAGTTCTCCCGTCCGGGTGGGACTCCCGGGGCCGAGGTCTCCCTGTCACCCCAGAAAAAATTTTTATTTTTAATGGAAATGGAGGTGTAAGGCCTGGTCATGGGGAGGCCGCTTAACAAGGAATGATATAATGTGTCAGGAATTGTTAAGTTTTTTGAACCAGGTTTTCACTTATGAAGACTGTTATTATCGCGGATTCGTGCAGTGACCTTCCCCTCAATTACGTAGAAGAGCAAAACATCCCGATTGTGCATTTCCCTTTTAATTTCAAAGGGAAAGAATATCATGATGATTTCGGGAAGACCCTGTCTTACAAGGAGTTTTATGATGCAGTAAGGGCCGGTGAAATGCCTACTACATCTCAGGTCAATGTCCAGACATTTATCGATATATTCAAAGGCTTTGTAAAAGAAGGGCACTCCGTGATCTACATGGCATTTTCTTCTGCTTTAAGCGGTACATACAGCAATGCAGTTCTAGCCAGGAATATACTTATTGAGGAATATCCCGATGCAGATATCACGGTCATCGATACAAAAAGCGCATCCCTGGGAGAAGGGCTGCTGGTATACTATGCTATCGATATGCTGAAAAAAGGAGCCCAAAAGCAGGAAATCATCGATTGGGTAGAAAACAACAAACTGCGGTTGAACCACTGGTTTACCGTTGAAGACCTGGGACACTTAAAAAGAGGGGGAAGGTTATCGGGAGCCGCTGCTTTTATAGGAACCGTCCTGAGTATAAAGCCCGTCCTGCATATAGATGATGAAGGCCGGCTGATCCCCGTCTTAAAGACAAGGGGCAGGAAGAATTCTCTGAATACTTTAGCGGACATGCTGGAAGAGAGGATAGTTGAACCCGAAAAACAGGTTATCGCCATAAGCCACGGTGATTGCCTCGATGATGCCCTTTATCTGAAAGAATTGGTTTTGGGAAAGGTAAAAGTTAAAGATTTGATCATCAATAACATTGGTCCGGTTATAGGGAGTCATTCAGGCCCGGGAACCGTTGCCCTGTTTTTTTTAGGGGAACACCGTTGAGAAAAGGATTCTAGTAAAAACCAGCCGCCCTTCTGGCACCTGTGATATTCCCAATTCAACTACCTTGAAAGGTCTGGACGGCAGGGGGCGCAAACGTTAAAACCAGACTGAACGGCTTATTACTCTGATAGATAAATCAGTGAAAGGTTGTATCTCTTGATGAGAATAGGAGCTAAAATAAGGAAGCTTAGAATAGACAAAAAAATGAGTATTGAAGAATTATCTAAAAAAACGGGGCTCAGCACGGGGGCTATCAGCCAGATCGAAAGGGATATTGTCGGTCTTTCGGTAGAGTCCCTGTGGAAAATCGCCAGGGCTTTAGATACCCCAATATCCTATTTTTTTGATGAGCCGTCAGGGGGAACAGTGATAAGGAAAAACAGCAGGAGGGAGATGAAACTCCCTGAATCTAATGTAACTTACCAGCTCCTTTCACCTACCGGCAATAAGCTGATAGAGTTCCTCTTAATTGAAATAGAACCGGGGGTATGCAGCAATTACGAGTTAATTAACCACGAAGGGGAAGAATGCGGGTATATCATAAAGGGGAAACTGCTGGTTAAACTGGGGGATGAAGAATATTACCTTGAAGAAGGGGACAGCATATATTATAACAGTTCCATCCCCCACAGGTTTATTAATGTGGGAGATGAAACATGCATTTCTATCTGGGCTATGACACCACCCAGTTTTTAATGCAGGACTGCTTTTGCGACCCTGAGGAAGTTTCCCCTTGCAATTTTAAATATATCCCTTTGGTGATATCCTCTTTTATCTAAAGCTTCGAGGAGGCGGTTCGAATCCTCCGCTTTTTCAAGACCTGCCGTCCTTTTGCTCCCGTTGCAGAAATCTTCTATTACTTCTTTTTTAAAGTAATCGATATAATCGAAACCGAGGGATATGTAATCGACTCCCACAAGGGAGGCAATATAATCTATATGGTCAATTAGAGCCTCTATGCAGGGAGAGTGATTACTTATAAACTCATGCCACGCATTTATGCCAATGACACCCCCTCTTTCCGCAATGGCCTTAATCTGTTCATCTTTTAGATTCCTGGGATGGGGGCAGAGTTTAAAAACATTAGAGTGGGATGCGATAAACGGTCGGGCAGTGTTCTCATACACATCCCAGAAACTCTTCTCGCTCAGGTGGGACACATCAATTATCATACCAAGTTCTTCCATCCTGCGGACAGCTGATACCCCTAGAGGTGTCAGCCCTTTTTTGGGGTATCGGGTCGAATAGCTGGTAGCCAGAATACTGTCGTAATTCCATGTCAGCCCTATATGCCTCACCCCGAGTCTGTAAAGCAGATTGAGAGCAGTCAGGTTTTTATCGGCGGTATAAAACCCTTCTACGCCGAGGATTACGGCGATTTTCCCCGATTTTTCACCTCTAAGTATATCATCATATTTTTCAACAACCACTATATCGTCCTTGTTTTCTTCGGCCTCGGCAGCAAAAGCCCCCAGTATTTCTATAGTCCTTTTGTAGGGCTTTTTTCGATATTCGGGTTCAATCCATACCACCATTATTACCCCGGAAATACCCCCTTTTTTCAACTTAGGGAGATGAAAATCCTTTAATACATTTTCTGCCCCTTGCTGTCTCATTTGTGTAATGTGTGTGAGCATATCGGAGTGTAAATCTATAATCATTACTACGGCCCCTTTCTTCAAATTGCCGGCGGTAATCACCGCCGGCTCATTAGCAGCACTTCCTTTACATGAGGAGATTTCCTACAAGTATTCCGAAATAGTTTCCGATTACATAACCCCAAACACCGATAAGGACAGAAGGAAGAACCAGTTCGTTCCATCCTTTGGCAATCGCCATAGCAGCAGCTGTAGTAGGACCTCCTATATTGGCATTTGAAGCAACTAACAGCTCCTCAAGGTGGAATTTGAATAATTTTCCTAAAATTAGGGTTACCAGTAGATTTACTACCACCATAATAATGCAGAAAACAAGAAGCAGAGGGCTCCTCTTAATAATTAATTCTATTGATGCCGGAACACCTATAACGACAAAGAACAGATAGATCAAAAAGGTCCCTAATTCTTCTGAGCCCTTGATTCCATTAAAGAATTTCGGAAAGCCCATTTGTAATTCTGCTCCAGGTAGATGCTGACAGCTGCCCAGCCGATAAGAAACATCCATAAAATCCATGTGTCATCAGGTTTAATCAATGACATTATATTGATCCCTCCTTTAAAGTTTTATTATTTTAATAATTCTTCATTATATTGAAAAATCCTTCTAATTTTATATAGAATTTTTTTGCTTTTTATATAGAATTTTTTTTGCTGTGGCTGCCTGCCTCCAGAACTAAATGAATATAAAATATTACCCAAAATTTATATTATAGCTATATAAAACAATGGATACTGGGTATACTAAAAAAGGTGAAAAAGGTATGCTGAAAAAAATAGGAAAAAGAAACTCAAAACAAAATCAAAACAGCTGCAGCAGTATTGAAGAAGAGGAACTTATACCAAAAAACATTGAAGCAGTAAAATCGAAGCTTGGAGATATATTCTCCGAATGCGACGATTTTATTCTTCGTGAAATTGTATGCGGGGAAAAAGGGTCTATCCGTATGCTGGTAGCATATATAGACGGTTTCGTTGACAAAAGGGTATTAAATCAGGATGTAATCCGCCCGATCCTCGACTATTTCTCGAACAAAAAAACGGGTAAAAGAGACCGCATATATGAAATCCTTAAACAAAGTATTATAAACAACAATGATATAAAAGAAGCTGAAAGCATGCAGCATGCGGTAAACAGTATTGTATCGGGCGAGGCTTTACTTTTTATTGACGGCAAGAGCAGTGCACTGGTTATCGGTGTCAAAGCGCCGCAGGGCAGGCAGGTGGAAGAACCTGATACTGAGGTTTCCTTACGGGGGTCAAGAGAAGGTTTTGTGGAAAACCTGCTTACTAACACCACGCTCCTGCGTAAGAGAATCAAAAACCCTAACCTGAAGTTTGAAATGA is a genomic window of Koleobacter methoxysyntrophicus containing:
- a CDS encoding helix-turn-helix domain-containing protein; translated protein: MNLKELHKIIKKGEDSKTQFKSKIDSPNSLAAEMCAFANTEGGIILVGVTDSGELVGIDDINRLNQLISNAASHNVVPPIDVITENIICDEKLIVAIKVPRGENKPYAANGTDYWIKVGADKRRASREELRRLTQASGSMYADELVVPNTSIEDLDMFAFRDFYEKEYGVSFEGSSIPTERLLTNLKLMKDGHLTLAGLLLFGKEPARVRPQFIIKAVAFIGNEVEGKEYLDGEDICGIITAQYKNAMAFLKRNLRKVQKV
- a CDS encoding IS607 family transposase, yielding MKLLTISKAAKKLGVHPNSLRNWEKQGLIKPVRLPSGQRRYSMDELNRLLQSGQLDAGQKDVVLYARVSTKKQADAGNLDRQIERLRQYARENGFTVKAEFTDVASGLNQKRRGLANVLKLAERGEYKKLIIEYPDRLARFGYSYIERHLHYCGVEVIATAEKEPEDAQSELVRDLLAIITSFSARLYGARGGKKVRQGFRELIAGVSQDEEREKGQKEVKRY
- a CDS encoding DegV family protein, with amino-acid sequence MKTVIIADSCSDLPLNYVEEQNIPIVHFPFNFKGKEYHDDFGKTLSYKEFYDAVRAGEMPTTSQVNVQTFIDIFKGFVKEGHSVIYMAFSSALSGTYSNAVLARNILIEEYPDADITVIDTKSASLGEGLLVYYAIDMLKKGAQKQEIIDWVENNKLRLNHWFTVEDLGHLKRGGRLSGAAAFIGTVLSIKPVLHIDDEGRLIPVLKTRGRKNSLNTLADMLEERIVEPEKQVIAISHGDCLDDALYLKELVLGKVKVKDLIINNIGPVIGSHSGPGTVALFFLGEHR
- a CDS encoding helix-turn-helix domain-containing protein; translated protein: MRIGAKIRKLRIDKKMSIEELSKKTGLSTGAISQIERDIVGLSVESLWKIARALDTPISYFFDEPSGGTVIRKNSRREMKLPESNVTYQLLSPTGNKLIEFLLIEIEPGVCSNYELINHEGEECGYIIKGKLLVKLGDEEYYLEEGDSIYYNSSIPHRFINVGDETCISIWAMTPPSF
- a CDS encoding helix-turn-helix transcriptional regulator; amino-acid sequence: MYAFMSKLANILKMLILLQSRGKMKVRELAEELEVNERMIRKYRDDLEQAGIYLTSAFGINGGYSLEDDCFAFHLKLNKEEHAALLMAREQLIKDNSFMFMKEYDEALDKINAALKVNVNDITKAESDYMIKDSKPNINIEKEKKKYIDINAAIVSRRKIYIEYFSLESGLKERIVCPYAKFMYKGFWYFVGYCQLRKEIREFKLSRIKKYEILPENFEPPDNFSLKDFMKNNIGIFNDEELKIKLKIRYPMSVIISERIWVENQRIKFNEDDKSILFEATMRGLPEIVSWILGMGSSVTIIEPPSLKNRVKDELGKMKEFI
- the cas6 gene encoding CRISPR-associated endoribonuclease Cas6, producing the protein MRKIQIEIHFKAGKNPIELPIGYNYILQSAIYNSISSELAEFLHNHGFLAGDRSFKMFCFSRLGGRFRLDRRNKRICFQEGMKLIISSPIDEFCQSLVNTLLTRGFMRLGEVDTEIERMFAKRVNIKREQVVMQTLSPVVVYSTFIKPEGGKFTCYFSPGEPDYCRLISDNLKRKYQALHKEEPPDGNVFIRRLGKYEMNITQYKNFIIKGYSGKFLLKGHPQLLQIAIDCGLGSKNSQGFGCMEVLEARGGEKCGKTEY
- a CDS encoding dipeptidase; its protein translation is MIIDLHSDMLTHITQMRQQGAENVLKDFHLPKLKKGGISGVIMVVWIEPEYRKKPYKRTIEILGAFAAEAEENKDDIVVVEKYDDILRGEKSGKIAVILGVEGFYTADKNLTALNLLYRLGVRHIGLTWNYDSILATSYSTRYPKKGLTPLGVSAVRRMEELGMIIDVSHLSEKSFWDVYENTARPFIASHSNVFKLCPHPRNLKDEQIKAIAERGGVIGINAWHEFISNHSPCIEALIDHIDYIASLVGVDYISLGFDYIDYFKKEVIEDFCNGSKRTAGLEKAEDSNRLLEALDKRGYHQRDIFKIARGNFLRVAKAVLH